Proteins from a single region of Sphaerochaeta globosa str. Buddy:
- a CDS encoding DUF927 domain-containing protein, with the protein MHLIYILAVPICITDEVSRRRAIELQQAFFRYVSAKASERGWKIDNCSDLARMLRFPGTMNLKDSEHPVRCEIREMDGHLYTLEELKPYLVFADAKEAPLASPVPQKGEKAYPDALEASRIYEGCAVIRDLMEHPEKQTEPLWKASLDNLCLASDGVQACHEFSQGYGGYSFEETERKIAHALKSRKPCTCEHFRTLGADCPEGGCGVKAPIVFALPTAWDRIQSLLGHEKLDPAMFLDEGNRELLAIAMDRYPTEYAYLKMKLKKAGFGLRDIERAVKQTRALLYQANAEEDFTVESCEIEIEGLDLGGMMDPPGYRVDMEEGVRSFHEFKGEMQCTELCSRPVVITRIMENVDTGCERMELAFWRSGRIKHLIAQRSELLNKNSLVKYADTGLPVTSSNSEGMVMYFNSFEVANQELIPLSRSLGRIGWLSGFKEFYPCHYQGQIVFEDADQDLVKAIGEQGDYELWKQTAMKLRENPIARAMLNAAAASVLLEPLKLRIFILHSWFSSRSGKTAALKFALSFWGDPMKMIGNFNSTAVGLERRAGMLKHLPLGIDELQQMARNLTPAMAVYQLGNGQGKTRGMKNGGLQETLTWRNSIMTTGEEPLSSENSMDGVISRAIELYGAPIDDPEFGRMVHQVSEANYGFAGKIYIRHLIDHVISEKGKLESDYHDLRARLKEAFDAKDLGEAGVHLDSVAVMCLADLYGAQCLYGEATFPIETIIKDVIDMGVAVLVNVKEQEKEDSIERAWSFVQGWVASNRNCFKPHATPRYGKLERDGVYITINILREAMERAGYSYAKCVRGFVDRDHLKLFQDGSKKGTHQCQKKINGVNNRVVCANIEVGDVEDDCSEFLEAGESFFTRKRMG; encoded by the coding sequence GTGCACCTTATCTACATCCTCGCCGTACCGATATGCATCACCGACGAGGTATCGCGTAGGCGTGCGATCGAGTTGCAGCAGGCGTTCTTCCGCTATGTGAGTGCCAAGGCATCAGAGCGTGGCTGGAAGATCGACAATTGCAGCGACCTTGCCAGGATGCTGCGCTTTCCCGGTACGATGAACCTCAAGGACAGTGAGCACCCGGTGCGCTGTGAGATAAGGGAGATGGACGGGCATCTGTATACTTTGGAAGAGCTGAAGCCCTACCTGGTGTTCGCTGATGCCAAAGAAGCCCCTCTGGCCTCGCCAGTGCCCCAGAAGGGTGAAAAGGCGTATCCTGATGCTCTCGAGGCTTCTCGCATCTATGAAGGGTGTGCTGTCATCAGGGATCTGATGGAGCACCCCGAGAAACAGACCGAGCCGCTATGGAAAGCATCACTGGACAACCTTTGCCTGGCATCGGATGGAGTACAGGCGTGCCACGAGTTCAGCCAGGGCTATGGAGGCTATTCGTTCGAGGAGACCGAGCGCAAGATCGCCCATGCCCTAAAGAGCCGCAAGCCGTGCACGTGTGAGCATTTTCGCACACTCGGTGCCGACTGCCCCGAAGGCGGTTGTGGCGTCAAGGCTCCCATCGTATTCGCCCTTCCCACCGCTTGGGATCGGATCCAGAGCCTGCTTGGCCATGAGAAGCTGGATCCGGCGATGTTTCTGGATGAGGGCAATAGGGAGCTGCTGGCAATTGCGATGGACCGGTATCCCACCGAGTACGCCTATCTGAAGATGAAGCTGAAGAAAGCCGGATTTGGCCTGCGCGATATCGAGCGGGCGGTCAAGCAGACCAGGGCGCTCCTATACCAAGCGAACGCCGAGGAAGATTTCACCGTTGAATCGTGCGAGATCGAAATTGAGGGCTTGGACCTTGGTGGGATGATGGATCCTCCGGGTTACCGTGTGGATATGGAGGAGGGCGTGCGGTCATTCCACGAATTCAAGGGAGAGATGCAGTGCACCGAGTTGTGCAGCCGACCGGTCGTGATCACGCGCATCATGGAGAATGTCGACACCGGCTGCGAGCGCATGGAGCTCGCATTCTGGCGTAGTGGCCGCATCAAGCACCTGATCGCACAGCGCTCTGAGCTGCTGAACAAGAACTCGCTGGTAAAGTATGCGGATACCGGCCTTCCGGTAACCTCGAGCAACAGCGAGGGGATGGTGATGTACTTCAATTCCTTCGAGGTTGCCAACCAGGAGCTGATCCCGCTCTCGCGCAGCCTGGGTCGCATCGGGTGGCTCTCCGGCTTCAAGGAATTCTATCCCTGTCATTATCAGGGACAGATCGTCTTCGAGGATGCCGATCAGGACCTGGTCAAGGCGATCGGTGAGCAAGGCGACTACGAGCTATGGAAACAGACCGCGATGAAACTGAGGGAGAATCCCATCGCCCGGGCGATGCTGAATGCTGCGGCGGCCTCGGTGCTGCTTGAGCCCTTGAAGCTGAGGATCTTCATCCTGCACAGCTGGTTCTCATCGCGTAGCGGCAAGACGGCCGCCTTGAAGTTCGCACTCTCCTTCTGGGGGGATCCGATGAAGATGATCGGCAACTTCAACAGTACTGCTGTCGGCTTGGAACGTCGTGCTGGCATGCTCAAGCACCTGCCGCTGGGAATCGATGAGCTGCAGCAGATGGCACGAAATCTCACCCCGGCGATGGCGGTCTACCAGTTGGGAAACGGTCAGGGCAAGACCCGGGGCATGAAGAACGGAGGATTGCAGGAGACATTAACCTGGCGAAACAGCATCATGACCACCGGAGAAGAGCCGCTGAGCAGCGAGAATTCCATGGACGGGGTGATCAGCCGTGCGATCGAGCTCTACGGGGCCCCGATCGACGACCCCGAGTTCGGCCGCATGGTGCACCAAGTGAGTGAAGCCAATTATGGATTCGCCGGAAAGATCTACATCAGGCATCTGATCGACCACGTGATCTCCGAGAAGGGAAAACTGGAATCCGACTACCATGATTTGCGAGCCCGGCTCAAGGAGGCTTTCGATGCCAAGGATCTGGGCGAAGCAGGGGTGCACCTGGACAGTGTCGCTGTCATGTGTCTTGCCGATCTGTATGGTGCACAGTGCCTCTATGGCGAAGCAACATTCCCGATTGAGACGATCATCAAGGATGTGATCGATATGGGAGTGGCGGTGCTGGTGAATGTGAAGGAGCAGGAAAAGGAAGACAGTATCGAACGGGCATGGAGCTTCGTACAGGGGTGGGTGGCCTCCAACCGCAACTGCTTCAAGCCCCATGCCACCCCACGGTATGGAAAACTGGAGAGGGATGGGGTGTACATCACCATCAACATCCTCAGGGAGGCTATGGAAAGGGCCGGGTATTCGTATGCCAAATGCGTCAGGGGCTTTGTGGATCGGGATCACCTGAAACTCTTCCAGGACGGATCGAAAAAGGGCACGCACCAGTGTCAGAAAAAGATCAACGGCGTGAACAACCGAGTGGTGTGTGCCAACATCGAGGTGGGTGATGTCGAGGATGATTGCTCGGAATTTCTCGAGGCGGGTGAGAGCTTTTTCACCCGCAAACGGATGGGGTAA